The following DNA comes from Corynebacterium lizhenjunii.
CGTACTCGGTGAGCTGGCCGCGAATCTTATCCGGCTGTGCCTCCGGCTTATCAATCTTGTTCACCGCCACCACGACCGGGATATCCGCAGCCTTAGCGTGGTTGATGGCCTCCACCGTCTGCGGCATCACGCCGTCGTCCGCGGCAACCACCAAGATGGCCAAGTCCGTGGACTTCGCACCGCGGGCACGCATGGCGGTAAACGCCTCGTGGCCCGGGGTATCCAGGAAGGTGATGGTGCGCTCGCCGTCCTCGAGCTCCACGGTGGTCTGGTAAGCACCAATGCCCTGGGTGATGCCGCCGGCCTCGCCCTCGCGCTCGTTAGTCTTGCGGATGGTATCCAGCAAGCGAGTCTTACCGTGGTCAACGTGTCCCATAACAGTAACCACCGGCGGGCGCTTCTGCAGAGCTTCCTCGCCGCCTTCGTCCTCGCCGAACTGCAAGTCAAAGGACTCCAGCAGCTCGCGGTCCTCATCTTCTGGCGAGACAACCTGAACGTCGTAGTGGATCTCCGCGCCCAGCAACTGCAAGGTCTCCTCAGACACCGAGGCAGTAGCCGTAACCATCTCACCCAAATTAAACAGGGCCTGAACCAAAGCTGCGGGATCCGCACCGATCTTCTCTGCGAAGTCAGCCAAAGACGCACCGCGGCGCAAGCGCACGGTCTTGCCACCACCATCAGGCAGACGTACGCCGCCTACCTCATGCTTTTGCTGCTCTTCGTACTCATGGCGCTTCTGACGCTTGGACTTCTTGCCCCTGCGCGGCGCGCCACCCGGGCGCCCGAAAGCACCAGCCGTGCCACCACGGCGTCCACCGCGGCCGCCACCAGGACCGCCACGGAAGCCGCCACCCTGGCCGCCACCGCCTGGTCCGCCCTGACCGGGACGTCCACCCGGACGCCCGCGTCCACCGGCACCGCTGGCGCTAGCCGACTTAGCCGGCATGGCTGCCGGGTTCGGGTGCGAAGGCATCATAGCCGGGCTAGGCCGACGCCCACCGGTACCACCCGGACGCGGCTGCCCACCTGGGCGCGGCTGACCGCCCTGGCGGCCCTCACCGGGACGTCCGCCCCGGCCCTCACCAGGCTTGGCACCCGGCTTAGCCCCCGGACGGGGCCCCTTGGTCCCACCCGGGCGGGGGCCCGGACGCTCAGACGTACCCGTGGAGAACGGGTTATTGGCTACACGGCGGGTACCACCTGGCTTGGGCATCGACCGCGGGGTCGGTGCGTTAGACGCGCCAGCCCCGCCCGGCTTCGAGGCGCTCGCCCCCGGCTTCGGTGCAGCAGCGTTTGCCGCACCCGGCTTCGGCGCGCCAGGCTTAGCCGTAGCCGCACTGCCCTGTGCCGCAGAAGCACCTGGCTTCGGGGCGCTCGCCCCCGGCTTGGGTGCACCAGGCTTTGCCGCACCCGGCTTCGGCGCGGCACCCGGCTTAGGTGCCACGTTGCCAGGCTTAGCGGCGGTAGCACCGGGGGCATCGGCAGACTGACCTGCAGGATTCTTGGCCTCATAATGGGCCCGCATCTTCTTAACCACCGGCGGTTCGATGGTCGAAGATGCCGTCTTAACAAACTCGCCCTGCTCCTTTAGGGTAGCGAGCAGTTCTTTACTTGTAACTCCGAGCTGTTTTGCGAGCTCGTGAACGCGTAGCTTTCCGGCCACTTGTCTCCTCTTGGTTGTCCTTGAGGGCGGCGAAAAGACTACGTAAGGCTTTTAACAACCGCCGTCAAGAGTTGAACTTCCGACTTTCATCGCTGATGCTTCATCGTTGTGCGCTCATCAGTGTT
Coding sequences within:
- the infB gene encoding translation initiation factor IF-2, which produces MAGKLRVHELAKQLGVTSKELLATLKEQGEFVKTASSTIEPPVVKKMRAHYEAKNPAGQSADAPGATAAKPGNVAPKPGAAPKPGAAKPGAPKPGASAPKPGASAAQGSAATAKPGAPKPGAANAAAPKPGASASKPGGAGASNAPTPRSMPKPGGTRRVANNPFSTGTSERPGPRPGGTKGPRPGAKPGAKPGEGRGGRPGEGRQGGQPRPGGQPRPGGTGGRRPSPAMMPSHPNPAAMPAKSASASGAGGRGRPGGRPGQGGPGGGGQGGGFRGGPGGGRGGRRGGTAGAFGRPGGAPRRGKKSKRQKRHEYEEQQKHEVGGVRLPDGGGKTVRLRRGASLADFAEKIGADPAALVQALFNLGEMVTATASVSEETLQLLGAEIHYDVQVVSPEDEDRELLESFDLQFGEDEGGEEALQKRPPVVTVMGHVDHGKTRLLDTIRKTNEREGEAGGITQGIGAYQTTVELEDGERTITFLDTPGHEAFTAMRARGAKSTDLAILVVAADDGVMPQTVEAINHAKAADIPVVVAVNKIDKPEAQPDKIRGQLTEYGLVPEEYGGDTMFVNISAKAGQNIDELLEAVILTADAALELTANPDMDAQGVAIEAHLDRGRGPVATVIVQRGTLRVGDSIVVGGSHGRVRRMLDEFGNDVEEAGPSRPVQVQGLNGVPGAGDNLLVVEDDRVARQIAAQRDARKRSALQAKARKRVSLEDLDAVLKETSTLNLILKGDNAGSVEALEDALLEIEIDDEVQLNIIDRGVGAVTQTNVSLAAASDAIIIAFNVRAEGKATEEANAEGVDIRYYTVIYRALEEVEAALKGMLKPIFEERETGAAEIRALFKSSAVGTIAGCMVTDGKVKRNGKVRIVRDGNVVVSDAKIESLRHEKDDVTEMSAGYECGMVLSYPDIQVGDIVQAYEEVEVPRS